From a region of the Myroides sp. JBRI-B21084 genome:
- a CDS encoding chloride channel protein encodes MNIAKNGNKQLRRYFRYIEGIIYLLKTFISDRQFLYLSCVLVGISSALAVILLKSFAHGVFRLATYLDTLYKLPFSNSILPVVGILLTVLVIRKFLDGSLEKGTSQIMIAVAKRSGFMPRKQMYAQIITSSLTVGLGGSAGLESPITITGAAFGSNYAQNFRFNYKDRTLLLACGVAAGIAAAFNAPIAGVLFAIEVILADMSVTAFIPLMISSATGAIVSGVVLKESILLHFKEQISYDYSNTFYYVLLGIISGIFALYHARTFRKIEHLTTHLPYKPYRKALIGALMLAVLIFLFPTLFGEGYESIKSLANNNASSVLDNSLIERFNNNKWIVFGFVLLTLFFKCIATGLTLGAGGNGGNFAPSLFAGSYLGFCFAKFFELIGFKELPITNFTVVGMAGLLSGLFHSPLTAIFLIAEITGGYGLMVPLLIVSSISFAISKHYDKHSMDIFTLADKGLVFTSDKDKNILNKIELHTIYTKSVETLNVTDTMYTAKTIFLATNQTFIPVVNDDNSIEGILYLNDVRNILYNQYQLGAASLSKEMKTAHSVSISENTGNAIKIIDDNHLSELLITQNNKLIGYVTKVKILEVYRENLKNLRIE; translated from the coding sequence ATGAATATAGCAAAAAACGGAAATAAACAGCTAAGACGATATTTTAGATATATTGAAGGAATTATTTATTTATTAAAAACCTTTATTTCTGACAGGCAATTTTTGTATTTATCTTGCGTTTTAGTTGGTATTTCATCTGCTTTGGCGGTTATTTTATTAAAATCGTTTGCCCATGGGGTTTTTAGATTAGCAACTTATCTGGATACTTTATACAAATTACCTTTTTCAAACAGTATATTACCCGTAGTAGGTATTTTGTTAACTGTTTTAGTTATTCGTAAATTTTTAGACGGGTCTTTAGAAAAAGGAACCAGCCAAATAATGATTGCTGTTGCAAAACGTTCAGGTTTTATGCCCAGAAAACAAATGTATGCGCAAATTATTACAAGTTCATTAACTGTTGGCTTGGGTGGATCGGCAGGTTTAGAATCGCCAATTACAATTACTGGGGCTGCATTTGGATCTAATTATGCACAAAATTTTCGTTTTAATTATAAAGACCGAACGTTGTTACTGGCTTGTGGTGTAGCTGCAGGTATTGCTGCTGCTTTTAACGCGCCTATTGCTGGTGTTTTATTTGCTATTGAAGTTATTTTGGCAGATATGAGTGTTACTGCTTTTATTCCTTTAATGATATCATCGGCAACCGGAGCTATTGTATCAGGTGTGGTTTTAAAGGAAAGTATTTTATTACATTTTAAAGAACAAATTTCTTACGATTATTCTAACACGTTTTACTACGTACTATTGGGTATTATTTCTGGTATTTTTGCATTGTACCATGCGCGTACTTTTCGAAAAATTGAACACTTAACAACACATTTACCTTATAAACCATACCGTAAAGCATTAATTGGTGCTTTAATGTTAGCTGTGTTAATTTTTTTGTTTCCAACTTTATTTGGCGAAGGTTACGAAAGCATAAAATCACTAGCTAATAACAACGCTAGCAGTGTTTTAGACAATTCTTTAATTGAACGTTTTAATAATAACAAATGGATAGTTTTTGGCTTTGTTTTACTTACTTTATTTTTTAAATGTATAGCAACTGGTTTAACACTTGGTGCGGGTGGAAACGGTGGTAATTTTGCCCCTTCGCTTTTTGCTGGTTCGTACTTAGGTTTTTGTTTTGCAAAGTTTTTTGAACTAATTGGTTTTAAAGAACTTCCAATAACCAATTTTACCGTTGTTGGTATGGCAGGCCTTTTAAGTGGTTTGTTTCATTCACCTTTAACCGCTATTTTTTTAATTGCCGAAATTACAGGCGGTTATGGTCTTATGGTTCCTTTATTAATTGTTTCGTCCATTAGCTTTGCAATTTCTAAACATTATGATAAACATTCTATGGATATTTTTACTTTAGCCGATAAAGGGTTAGTTTTTACATCGGATAAAGACAAAAATATTTTAAATAAGATTGAATTACATACTATTTACACCAAATCGGTTGAAACATTAAATGTTACAGACACTATGTACACAGCTAAAACCATTTTTTTAGCAACTAATCAAACTTTTATTCCTGTCGTAAACGATGATAATTCAATTGAGGGTATTTTATATTTAAATGATGTTCGTAACATTTTATACAACCAATATCAATTAGGTGCTGCAAGTTTATCTAAAGAAATGAAAACAGCACATTCGGTATCAATTTCTGAAAATACAGGTAATGCAATAAAGATAATTGATGACAATCATTTGTCTGAATTATTAATTACTCAAAACAATAAACTAATTGGTTATGTAACCAAAGTTAAAATTTTAGAAGTATATCGCGAAAATTTAAAAAACTTAAGGATTGAATAG
- a CDS encoding CoA-binding protein yields the protein MKNITLVLGASENTERYSNKAIKKLLNHNHNVKAIGNKIGEVNGVTINKGLVAFNDIDTVTLYLNPTNQKPYYDYILSLKPRRVIFNPGTENDELQHKLNEAGIAFEEACTLVLLSTNQY from the coding sequence ATGAAAAATATTACATTAGTTTTAGGTGCTTCCGAAAATACGGAACGCTATTCTAATAAGGCAATTAAAAAGTTACTAAACCACAACCATAATGTGAAAGCAATTGGTAATAAAATTGGCGAAGTTAACGGTGTAACTATTAATAAAGGTTTAGTGGCTTTTAACGATATAGATACAGTTACGTTGTACTTAAACCCAACAAATCAAAAACCTTATTACGATTATATTTTAAGTTTAAAACCCCGTAGAGTAATTTTTAATCCGGGTACTGAAAACGATGAGTTACAACATAAATTAAATGAAGCTGGTATTGCTTTTGAAGAAGCCTGCACATTGGTTTTGTTAAGTACCAATCAATATTAA
- the glmM gene encoding phosphoglucosamine mutase yields the protein MTLIKSISGIRGTIGGTVGENLTPVDAVKFASAYGTFLKNSLQKTNLKVVIGRDARISGPMIHQLVMQTLIGLGIDVIDLGLSTTPTVEVAVPLENADGGIILTASHNPKQWNALKLLNSKGEFLSGANGAEILEIAEKEAFVFADVDTLGTITEINDYMDKHIDQVLNLKLVDAEAVKAKKFKVVVDGVNSSGGIVIPALLKKMGVEVVELYCEPNGHFPHNPEPLKEHLMDICALVVKENADFGIVVDPDVDRLAFISNNGEMFGEEYTLVAVADYVLSKTPGNTVSNMSSSRALKDITEKHAGMYEASAVGEVNVVELMKKNNAIIGGEGNGGIIYPEIHYGRDALVGVALFLTHLAQQNLDVAALRATYPAYFMSKNKIELTPEINVDAILEEIQKRYANEKISTIDGVKIDLANSWVHLRKSNTEPIIRIYTEAPTQKAADELAEKILNEIQEVVG from the coding sequence ATGACCTTAATAAAATCTATTTCGGGTATTCGCGGAACTATAGGCGGAACTGTAGGCGAAAACTTAACTCCGGTTGATGCTGTTAAATTTGCATCGGCTTATGGTACATTTTTAAAAAACAGCTTACAAAAAACTAATTTAAAAGTAGTTATTGGTCGTGATGCCAGAATTTCGGGGCCTATGATTCACCAATTAGTAATGCAAACTTTAATTGGTTTAGGTATTGATGTAATTGATTTAGGACTTTCAACCACTCCAACTGTAGAGGTTGCAGTACCTTTAGAAAATGCCGATGGAGGTATTATTTTAACAGCATCACACAATCCAAAGCAATGGAATGCTTTAAAATTATTAAATAGTAAAGGTGAATTTTTAAGTGGTGCTAACGGTGCAGAAATTTTAGAAATTGCTGAAAAAGAAGCTTTTGTTTTTGCTGATGTTGATACCTTAGGTACTATTACCGAAATTAACGATTATATGGATAAACACATTGACCAAGTTTTAAATTTAAAATTGGTTGATGCAGAAGCTGTAAAAGCTAAAAAATTTAAAGTAGTTGTTGATGGGGTAAATTCATCTGGTGGAATTGTTATACCTGCTTTACTTAAAAAAATGGGTGTTGAAGTTGTTGAATTATACTGTGAACCTAACGGACATTTTCCTCACAACCCTGAACCATTAAAAGAGCATTTAATGGATATTTGTGCGCTTGTTGTTAAAGAAAATGCCGATTTTGGTATTGTAGTTGATCCAGATGTAGATCGTTTGGCTTTTATTAGCAACAATGGAGAAATGTTTGGCGAAGAATACACTTTGGTTGCTGTAGCTGATTATGTTTTAAGTAAAACACCTGGTAATACGGTTTCAAACATGTCGTCATCACGTGCATTAAAAGATATTACCGAAAAACACGCAGGTATGTACGAAGCATCGGCGGTTGGTGAGGTAAATGTTGTTGAATTAATGAAAAAAAACAATGCAATTATTGGCGGTGAAGGCAATGGAGGAATTATCTATCCTGAAATTCATTACGGGCGCGATGCTTTGGTTGGTGTGGCTTTGTTTTTAACGCATTTGGCTCAACAAAATTTAGATGTAGCTGCGCTAAGAGCTACATATCCTGCTTATTTTATGAGTAAAAATAAAATTGAATTAACACCAGAAATTAATGTTGATGCTATTTTAGAAGAAATACAAAAGCGTTATGCTAACGAAAAAATAAGTACAATTGATGGAGTTAAAATTGATTTAGCAAATTCATGGGTACATTTAAGAAAATCGAATACTGAACCTATTATTCGTATTTATACCGAAGCTCCCACGCAAAAAGCAGCAGATGAGTTAGCAGAAAAAATTTTAAACGAAATTCAAGAAGTTGTAGGTTAA
- the recR gene encoding recombination mediator RecR — protein MDFPSKLLENAVNEMAMLPGIGKRTALRLVLHLLRQPVERTTALTTALDLLRNEIKYCKSCHAISDTHLCEICEKTSRDHSTICVVEDVRDVMALENTQLYKGIYHVLGGKISPIDGVGPSQLNIKTLVDKVKNGNVTEIIFALSSTMEGDTTNFYIYKQIKDYNITTSTIARGIAVGDELQYADEVTLGRSLMHRVPFENSLKV, from the coding sequence ATGGATTTTCCTTCAAAATTATTAGAAAACGCAGTTAACGAAATGGCTATGCTACCCGGTATTGGTAAGCGTACAGCGTTGCGTTTGGTTTTACATTTGTTACGCCAACCAGTTGAACGTACTACTGCTTTAACTACTGCTTTAGACTTACTGCGAAACGAAATTAAGTATTGTAAAAGCTGCCATGCTATTTCGGATACTCATTTATGTGAAATTTGTGAAAAAACTTCTCGTGATCATTCAACCATTTGTGTAGTAGAAGATGTTCGCGATGTTATGGCTTTAGAAAACACACAGCTTTACAAAGGAATTTACCATGTTTTGGGTGGAAAGATTTCACCGATTGATGGTGTTGGACCAAGTCAACTGAATATTAAAACGTTGGTTGATAAAGTTAAAAACGGCAATGTTACCGAAATAATTTTTGCTTTGAGTTCTACCATGGAAGGCGATACAACCAATTTTTATATTTACAAACAAATTAAAGATTACAATATTACCACATCGACCATAGCGCGTGGAATTGCAGTTGGCGATGAACTGCAATATGCCGACGAGGTTACTTTAGGACGTAGTTTAATGCACCGTGTTCCGTTTGAAAATAGTTTGAAGGTTTAA
- a CDS encoding DUF1398 domain-containing protein: protein MFTVEQIQAAHSKVKSGADFPAYIKEIKEHGVTHYDAFVNDGHVDYHGINEFTITVPAKYEKITIARELNLNEFKAQLLAHQQGKTDYLTFIKMCAETGIKGWKICLDKMTCTYLDSNNNEVLVEQIPQ, encoded by the coding sequence ATGTTTACAGTAGAACAAATTCAGGCAGCTCATAGTAAAGTAAAATCTGGGGCCGATTTTCCTGCTTATATTAAAGAAATTAAAGAACATGGTGTAACACATTACGATGCTTTTGTAAACGATGGTCATGTTGATTATCATGGAATAAATGAGTTTACAATTACAGTGCCCGCAAAGTATGAAAAAATAACTATTGCAAGGGAATTAAATTTAAATGAATTTAAAGCGCAACTTTTAGCACATCAACAAGGAAAGACAGATTACTTAACGTTTATTAAAATGTGTGCAGAAACAGGTATTAAAGGGTGGAAAATTTGTTTGGATAAAATGACATGTACATATTTAGATTCTAATAACAACGAAGTTTTAGTTGAACAAATACCTCAATAA
- a CDS encoding peptidylprolyl isomerase, translating into MKLIKNSLLFILFKTPLFLFAQQPNNVLVTINDSIYTVADFEHLYNKNLDIIADESQKDINTYFDLYKTYKLRLQHAYDLTLDKLPKVQEEYNLYRKELAEKYFTNDTELKRLLNEALERNKTELNASHILIAVDEFSNANDTLKAYTKAIEIRNEILQGMPFENAAVNFSDDLSTKTNKGNLGYFGVFKMVYPFESGAYNTNVGEISLPIRTNFGYHLIKINKKRATPKTKKIAHILVYSKDKNTNEAKQKIDRIYKRLQVGDSFTDTAFHFSEDENSREKGGDLGFYNEGALNIEGISDIVYDLNFAGAYSRPFLSQYGWHIVAVTDIKNEAKLDDLNANFLRKIKSDERSKVLEKDLINHLKEMYHFKTNDENLLYTAKLLNRIDMFSEPKVQENTHTLKTIATFSNQKITIKNLLEHIYSHPVQYAEIKTNELLIKKAFNVFALQKLKETYNINLTTNFPEFAQTLKEYKEGLMLFELLEDKIWKTTQNDTLALQNYYEEHKELFVKPAYFIGEVYVFNKKSNAKTFQKLLKKQFQVNENHFNLVYKYQGTFELNDKRLPNRIDFNKLGKKVESQNNLHYVFLVRDKKNNTVPDFDVVKSQVLSIYQNQFENQFNKQLKQNAVIKTNQHVLNQLKLKYSKKNHN; encoded by the coding sequence ATGAAACTAATAAAAAACAGTTTACTTTTTATACTTTTTAAAACACCTTTATTTTTATTTGCGCAACAACCTAATAATGTATTAGTTACTATTAACGATAGTATTTACACTGTTGCTGATTTTGAACATTTGTACAATAAAAATTTAGATATTATTGCAGATGAATCGCAAAAAGATATAAATACCTATTTTGATTTGTACAAGACTTATAAATTACGTTTGCAACACGCTTACGATTTAACTTTGGATAAATTACCAAAGGTGCAAGAAGAATACAATTTGTATAGAAAAGAACTTGCCGAAAAATATTTTACTAACGATACCGAGTTAAAAAGGTTGCTTAATGAAGCATTAGAACGCAACAAAACCGAATTAAATGCATCACATATATTAATTGCTGTTGATGAATTTTCAAATGCTAACGATACTTTAAAAGCATATACTAAAGCTATTGAAATTAGAAATGAAATATTACAAGGCATGCCTTTTGAAAATGCTGCGGTTAATTTTTCCGATGATTTAAGTACCAAAACAAACAAAGGAAATTTAGGATATTTTGGTGTTTTTAAAATGGTATATCCTTTTGAAAGCGGAGCTTATAATACAAATGTTGGCGAAATTTCTTTACCAATTCGCACTAATTTTGGGTATCATTTAATTAAAATCAATAAAAAACGAGCAACACCTAAAACAAAAAAAATTGCTCATATTTTAGTGTATTCTAAAGATAAAAATACAAACGAAGCCAAACAAAAAATAGACCGTATTTATAAACGATTACAAGTTGGTGATTCCTTTACAGATACAGCTTTTCATTTTTCTGAAGATGAAAATAGCCGTGAAAAGGGAGGCGATTTAGGTTTTTATAACGAAGGTGCTTTAAATATTGAAGGAATTTCTGATATAGTATACGATTTAAACTTTGCTGGTGCCTATTCTCGCCCATTTTTAAGTCAGTATGGATGGCATATTGTTGCTGTAACAGATATTAAAAACGAAGCTAAATTAGATGATTTAAACGCCAATTTTTTACGTAAAATTAAATCAGATGAACGTTCTAAAGTTTTAGAAAAAGATTTAATAAATCATTTAAAAGAAATGTATCATTTTAAAACAAATGATGAAAATCTTTTATACACAGCAAAACTTTTGAACCGAATAGATATGTTTAGTGAACCAAAAGTTCAAGAAAACACACATACATTAAAAACTATAGCAACTTTTTCAAATCAAAAAATAACTATTAAAAATTTGTTAGAGCATATTTATTCGCATCCTGTACAATATGCCGAAATAAAAACCAATGAATTGCTTATTAAAAAAGCCTTTAATGTGTTTGCATTACAAAAGCTTAAAGAAACGTATAATATTAATTTAACAACAAATTTTCCTGAATTTGCTCAAACCTTAAAAGAATATAAAGAAGGTTTAATGCTTTTTGAATTACTTGAAGACAAAATTTGGAAAACAACCCAAAACGATACTCTTGCCCTTCAAAATTATTACGAAGAACATAAAGAATTATTTGTAAAACCTGCCTATTTTATTGGCGAAGTTTATGTTTTTAATAAAAAAAGTAATGCTAAAACATTTCAAAAGTTATTAAAAAAGCAATTTCAGGTAAATGAAAATCATTTTAATTTAGTTTATAAATACCAAGGTACGTTTGAATTAAATGATAAACGTTTACCAAACAGAATAGATTTTAACAAATTGGGTAAAAAAGTAGAATCTCAAAACAATTTACATTATGTGTTTTTGGTTCGCGATAAAAAAAATAATACAGTTCCAGATTTTGATGTTGTAAAAAGTCAAGTTTTAAGTATTTACCAAAATCAATTCGAAAACCAATTTAACAAACAATTAAAACAAAATGCTGTAATTAAAACAAATCAACATGTTTTAAATCAACTTAAATTAAAATACAGTAAAAAAAATCATAATTAA
- a CDS encoding acyl carrier protein phosphodiesterase: MNFLAHIFLSGTNQRIQIGNFMGDGIRGSDYKNYHTDIQIGVLLHRSIDSFTDFHPVFRKSKHRLVPKYNHFSGIIIDMFYDHFLAKEWEMYHHEDLKTYTQNFYNALLHYKSELNLKTQQLLPYLTNQNWLERYAFLTDLQQILKQMDNRFALKSNMSDSVEDLHEHYQDFQREFHLFFKDLMVHAALELQRISNELQK, translated from the coding sequence ATGAATTTTTTAGCACATATTTTTTTATCGGGAACTAATCAACGTATTCAAATAGGCAATTTTATGGGCGATGGTATACGTGGCAGCGATTACAAAAATTATCATACCGATATACAAATAGGAGTGCTTTTGCATAGGTCTATTGATAGTTTTACAGATTTTCACCCTGTCTTTAGAAAATCAAAACATAGATTAGTACCTAAATACAACCATTTTTCAGGTATTATTATAGATATGTTTTACGATCATTTTTTAGCTAAAGAATGGGAAATGTATCACCACGAAGATTTAAAAACGTACACTCAAAATTTTTACAATGCATTATTGCATTATAAATCAGAATTAAATTTAAAAACGCAGCAATTATTACCCTATTTAACAAATCAAAATTGGTTAGAACGTTATGCTTTTTTAACCGATTTACAACAAATTTTAAAGCAAATGGACAATAGATTTGCGCTAAAATCAAACATGAGTGATTCGGTAGAAGATTTACATGAACATTACCAAGATTTTCAGCGTGAATTTCATTTATTTTTTAAAGATTTAATGGTACATGCTGCTTTAGAATTACAAAGAATATCAAACGAATTACAAAAATGA
- a CDS encoding CHY zinc finger protein, protein MLKNIIIFITLLFFMGCNKIDKKTDTSTNKEIKVYGQTVDNETRCVHYHTQLDIIAIKFKCCRKYYPCYKCHQEAELHKPQVWGATEHNQKAILCGVCKHELTIAEYINSGNKCIKCKANFNPGCSKHYHLYFEK, encoded by the coding sequence ATGCTAAAAAATATAATTATTTTTATTACTCTTCTGTTTTTTATGGGTTGTAATAAAATCGATAAAAAAACAGATACATCTACAAATAAAGAAATTAAAGTTTACGGACAAACAGTTGATAATGAAACACGCTGTGTACATTACCACACGCAATTAGATATTATTGCAATAAAATTTAAATGCTGTAGAAAATATTATCCTTGTTATAAATGCCATCAAGAAGCTGAATTGCACAAACCACAAGTTTGGGGTGCAACAGAACATAACCAAAAAGCAATTTTGTGCGGAGTTTGCAAACACGAATTAACTATTGCTGAATATATTAATAGTGGCAATAAGTGTATTAAATGTAAAGCTAACTTTAACCCAGGTTGCAGCAAACATTATCATTTATATTTTGAAAAATAG
- a CDS encoding sodium:solute symporter produces the protein MTPIVILSILIIYFGVLIAISRFVSKKDSSNAAFFSANKNSKWYLVAFGMIGTALSGVTFISVPGEVGAPGGEQFKYFQFVLGNAVGFIITATVLLPLYYRLNLVSIYEYFENRLGFFSYKTAAAIFLISRTIGSAFRLYLVVIVFQRFVFDAFNIPFAVTGLISLALIYAYTYKSGLKAIIITDTLQTFFLVSSVILTIIFICNSLNLNAIEAFETVKNSSYSKIFFWEDFVGSKFHFIKQFLGGMFVTIAMTGLDQDLMQKNLSCANIKDAQKNMFTFTGIFVLINIFFLGVGALLYIYAEANGISVPTDIISGKPRTDLLFPEIAFHHLALVPAIVFLLGLIAATFATTDSALTALTTSFCIDFLAMDKPQNVQKISNVKIRKLVHLVFCFIMFAVIVLFNAINDASVVSMIFKIASYTYGPLLGLFTFGIFFKNRKVHDKLVPFICLAAPFITLFISNNSAAFLNGYVFDNELIIVNGFITVLLLFAISYKEKMTENQQFKN, from the coding sequence ATGACTCCCATTGTAATTTTATCTATTTTAATCATTTATTTTGGCGTTTTAATTGCAATTTCACGTTTTGTAAGTAAAAAAGACAGTAGTAATGCCGCTTTTTTCTCTGCAAATAAAAATTCTAAATGGTATTTAGTAGCATTTGGTATGATAGGAACCGCACTTTCGGGAGTAACTTTTATATCGGTACCCGGTGAAGTTGGTGCACCAGGTGGCGAACAATTCAAATATTTTCAGTTTGTTTTAGGTAACGCAGTTGGTTTTATAATTACCGCAACTGTATTGTTACCTTTATATTATCGTTTAAATTTAGTATCGATTTATGAATATTTTGAAAACCGATTAGGGTTTTTCAGTTATAAAACCGCAGCTGCTATTTTTTTAATTAGTAGAACAATAGGTTCAGCATTTAGGTTGTATTTAGTGGTAATTGTTTTTCAGCGTTTTGTGTTTGATGCTTTTAATATTCCTTTTGCAGTAACAGGTTTAATTTCACTAGCTTTAATTTATGCATATACTTATAAATCAGGATTAAAGGCTATTATAATTACCGATACACTTCAAACTTTTTTCTTAGTAAGTTCGGTAATTTTAACAATTATTTTTATATGTAACAGTTTAAATTTAAATGCCATTGAAGCGTTTGAAACGGTTAAAAATAGCAGTTACAGCAAAATTTTCTTTTGGGAAGATTTTGTAGGAAGTAAATTTCATTTTATTAAACAATTCTTAGGAGGAATGTTTGTAACCATTGCCATGACGGGGTTAGACCAAGATTTAATGCAAAAAAACTTAAGTTGTGCAAATATTAAAGATGCACAAAAGAACATGTTTACTTTTACAGGAATTTTTGTTTTAATAAATATCTTTTTTTTAGGAGTAGGCGCTTTGCTTTATATTTATGCCGAAGCTAATGGTATTTCGGTTCCAACTGATATTATTTCAGGTAAACCAAGAACCGATTTGTTGTTTCCTGAAATTGCTTTTCATCATTTGGCATTAGTACCGGCAATTGTATTTTTATTAGGCTTAATTGCTGCAACTTTTGCTACAACCGATTCGGCTTTAACTGCTTTAACTACATCGTTTTGCATTGATTTTTTAGCAATGGATAAACCCCAAAATGTTCAAAAAATAAGCAATGTAAAAATTAGAAAATTAGTACATTTAGTGTTTTGCTTTATAATGTTTGCAGTTATTGTGTTGTTTAATGCAATTAACGATGCTTCTGTTGTAAGTATGATTTTTAAAATTGCGTCTTACACCTACGGACCTTTACTAGGTTTGTTTACATTTGGAATTTTCTTTAAAAATAGAAAAGTACACGATAAATTAGTACCCTTTATTTGTTTAGCTGCACCTTTTATCACTTTATTTATAAGTAATAATTCGGCTGCATTTTTAAATGGATATGTTTTTGATAATGAACTGATAATTGTAAATGGATTTATAACAGTACTTTTACTATTTGCAATTAGTTATAAAGAAAAGATGACTGAAAATCAACAATTTAAAAATTAA
- a CDS encoding peptide chain release factor 3, producing the protein MSFKDEILRRRTFGVIAHPDAGKTTLTEKLLLFGGAIQEAGAVKSNKIKKGATSDFMEIERQRGISVATSVLAFNYKDKKINILDTPGHKDFAEDTFRTLTAVDSVIVVIDVAKGVEEQTEKLVEVCRMRNIPMIVFINKLDREGKDAFDLLDEVEQKLGLKVTPLSFPIGMGYDFQGIYNIWEKNVNLFSEDSRKNIDDVITIDDLQDEALDKLVGAKAADKLREELELVSEVYPEFNREAYIKGDLQPVFFGSALNNFGVRELLDCFIEIAPSPRAKDSDTRTVQPDENKFAGFVFKIHANMDPKHRDRLAFIKIVSGTFERNKPYTHVRLGKNLKFSSPNAFFAEKKEIVDISYAGDIVGLHDTGNFKIGDTLTEGELMNFRGIPSFSPEHFRYINNADPMKSKQLEKGIDQLMDEGVAQLFTLELNGRKVIGTVGALQYEVIQYRLEHEYGAKCTYENFPAFKACWVRPEDVKNEEFAEFKRVKQKFLAKDKSGQLVFLADSEFSIQMTQSKYPTVKLDYVSERIL; encoded by the coding sequence ATGAGTTTTAAAGACGAAATTTTACGCAGAAGAACATTTGGGGTTATTGCACACCCCGATGCAGGTAAAACCACATTAACCGAAAAATTGCTTTTATTTGGTGGAGCTATTCAAGAAGCTGGAGCAGTAAAAAGCAATAAAATTAAAAAAGGGGCAACTTCCGATTTTATGGAAATTGAACGCCAAAGAGGTATTTCGGTAGCTACATCGGTTCTTGCGTTTAATTATAAAGATAAAAAAATTAACATTTTAGATACACCTGGTCACAAGGATTTTGCCGAAGATACTTTTAGAACTTTAACCGCTGTTGATTCTGTTATTGTTGTAATTGACGTTGCAAAAGGGGTAGAGGAACAAACCGAAAAATTGGTTGAAGTTTGTAGAATGCGCAACATTCCTATGATTGTGTTTATTAACAAATTAGACCGTGAAGGTAAAGATGCCTTTGATTTGCTTGATGAAGTTGAACAAAAATTAGGTTTAAAAGTTACGCCTTTATCGTTCCCTATTGGTATGGGATACGATTTTCAGGGTATTTACAATATTTGGGAGAAAAACGTTAACTTATTTTCTGAAGATAGTCGTAAAAATATCGACGATGTTATTACAATTGATGATTTACAAGACGAAGCTTTAGATAAATTAGTAGGTGCAAAAGCGGCCGATAAGTTGCGCGAAGAATTAGAATTGGTTTCAGAAGTATATCCTGAATTTAATCGTGAAGCTTATATAAAAGGTGATTTACAACCTGTTTTCTTTGGTTCGGCCTTAAATAACTTTGGTGTACGCGAATTATTAGATTGTTTTATAGAGATCGCTCCGTCACCACGCGCAAAAGATTCTGATACCAGAACCGTTCAGCCCGACGAAAATAAATTTGCTGGTTTTGTATTTAAAATACATGCCAATATGGATCCAAAACACCGCGATCGTTTAGCGTTTATTAAGATTGTTTCGGGTACTTTTGAACGTAACAAACCATATACACATGTACGTTTAGGTAAAAACTTAAAGTTTTCTAGTCCGAATGCTTTTTTTGCAGAAAAGAAAGAAATTGTTGATATTTCGTACGCAGGTGATATTGTTGGTTTACACGATACCGGAAACTTTAAAATTGGCGACACCCTTACAGAAGGTGAATTGATGAATTTCCGAGGGATTCCATCGTTCTCACCAGAACATTTCCGTTACATTAACAACGCTGATCCAATGAAATCGAAACAATTAGAAAAAGGAATCGATCAATTAATGGATGAAGGTGTGGCTCAGTTGTTTACCTTAGAATTAAACGGACGAAAAGTTATTGGAACTGTTGGTGCTTTACAGTACGAAGTTATTCAATACCGTTTAGAACACGAATACGGTGCTAAATGTACCTACGAAAATTTCCCTGCTTTTAAAGCTTGTTGGGTACGACCAGAAGATGTTAAAAATGAAGAGTTTGCAGAATTTAAACGAGTAAAACAAAAATTCTTGGCAAAAGATAAATCAGGACAATTGGTTTTCTTGGCCGATTCTGAATTTTCTATTCAAATGACCCAAAGTAAATATCCAACCGTAAAATTAGACTACGTTTCCGAACGAATTTTATAA